From a single Callithrix jacchus isolate 240 chromosome 5, calJac240_pri, whole genome shotgun sequence genomic region:
- the PIMREG gene encoding protein PIMREG: protein MASRWQSMGTSVRRRSLQHQEQLEDSKELQPVAGHQETSSGALGSLCRQFQRRLPLKAVNLNLRPGPSWKRLETPEPGQQGLQAAARSAKSALGAMSQRIQESCQSGTKWLVETQVKARRRKRGAQKGSGSPTHSLSQKSTRLSGATPAYSPSGPWEKAHHCLSAQMGSCARPLRRSRREAAFRSPYSSTEPLCSPRQSDSDLEPVGVGIQHLQKLSQELDEAIMAEESGDIVSLIHG from the exons ATGGCTTCTCGGTGGCAGAGCATGGGGACCTCCGTGCGCCGGAGATCTCTCCAGCACCAAGAGCAGCTGGAGGACAGCAAGGAGCTGCAGCCTGTGGCCGGCCATCAGGAGACCTCCTCCGGGGCCCTGGGGTCCCTGTGCAGACAGTTCCAAAGGAGGCTGCCCCTGAAAGCCGTCAACCTCAACCTCCGCCCAGGCCCCTCCTGGAAACGTCTGGAAACCCCAGAGCCAGGGCAGCAGGGCCTCCAGGCAGCAGCTCGCTCAGCTAAGAGTGCCTTGGGTGCAATGTCCCAG AGAATCCAGGAGTCCTGCCAAAGTGGCACCAAGTGGCTGGTGGAGACCCAGGTGAaggccaggaggaggaagagaggagcacAGAAGGGTAGTGGATCCCCAACTCACAGCTTGAGCCAGAAGAGCACCCGGCTGTCTGGAGCCACCCCTGCCTACTCACCCTCAGGCCCCTGGGAGAAGGCGCATCACTGCCTCTCTGCCCAGATGGGCTCATGTGCCCGCCCGTTACGGCGGTCGAGGCGGGAGGCAGCCTTCCGGAGCCCGTACTCCTCTACAGAGCCCCTCTGCTCTCCCAGGCAA TCTGACAGCGACCTAGAGCCTGTGGGGGTGGGAATTCAGCACCTACAGAAGCTGTCCCAAGAGCTAGATGAAGccatcatggcagaagagag TGGTGACATCGTCTCTCTCATTCATGGCTGA